Part of the Prevotella communis genome is shown below.
GTCGTATATCGATGTGAGCATCGAACCGGAGTCGGAGTGGCTCTTCTGGGATAGTGATGATGTGATGCGGGTGAGGATCAACAACCGGTCCGACCTCGACCTGGAGAATGTGCGGGTCTTCCTCTGCATCCACTATACGGATATGTATAAGGATGAGTACGATGTCATCAAGGTGCCGCATACGGCGAATATCATCGCAAAGCATACCACGGCCGACCTCGACACCGTCACCCTGCGCTATCCGGGAAAGACGTATAAGGATATCACGCGTATCCGTGCTATCGCTATGACCGACGACCGCATCTGTTGGGTGGATGATGTCAACTATAAGCAGTCGCATGCGCTGAGCTTCCTGCGGGGCGGACAGCGCGATGCCAGCGCTCTGCAGGCGCAGGCCCGTGAGGAGTACCTGCGTACCTACTCTCTGGAGCCGCAGAAGTTGCGTCGCACCATCCAGGAGGGCATCACCATCCTGCCTCCCGAGGAGGATCCCACGGCCGACCGCTCGTGGTGGGACACCTTCCTCTCCTGGTTCTCCAGCCCCGACAACGACTTGAAGCTGGAGCTCCCCCGTGTGCTCGCCATGACCGACCCCGTCTTCTCCCTCCACCCGTTGGATAGCGATGATGCCATCACGCCCGAGGACAACTACCTCTCTGGCACCACTATCCACCTCCGCTTCCCCTATGTCCCCGCCTACGGCGACCATCTCCCCCTGTATATCTACACGGAGTCCGCCACCTTCCTCGCCGACATCCTCTACCGCGGCAAGGACTCCCAGGTCCTCTCAGTCACCATCCTCTAATCTCACACAGAAATCACGGAAGGTTTAGCTCGACGGCCCGAAGGGGAAAGTCAAATCACAGAAATGGGGAATCGTAGACGATTCCGGGGATACGGGTCGCCTAAAGGCTCAAAATTATAAGAAAATTAAAATAAAAAATTATAAGGACCTAAAGGTCCAGAAATAAAGTCACACAGAAATCACTGAAATCACGGAAAGTAGAATCGCCAGCGATTCTTTATTTGAGGTCGCTTCGCTCAAAATTATAAGAAAATTAAAATAAAAAAATTATAAGGACCTAAAGGTCCGGAAATGGAGGAGTGCCTCTAACGAGGCAGAAATCCAACAAAATCGGAACAAATCGAGCAAATTTTTATTTTGAACATTAATTATCATGTAATTTAACCATTAATTATCTTTAATTGCTTCGCAGCATATTTACGACCAACTCAATTGCTTTGAAAAAAAATAATTAATGAAAAATTAATGTTCCAATTATATGGCAATTATATGTTGAAAAAGAAAAATCATTGATGTTAGGGGTTTGGGCACCTTGGGCAAGGTATATATGTTTTTTCTTGTTTTTTCAAAAATTATTTGTTCGATTTTGAATAGATTTGTTCGATTTCTGGCCGATAGGCCACTCCTTTATTTCTAGACCTTTAGGTCTTTATAATTTTAGAAATTAATTTTTTTATAATTTTGAGCCGATAGGCGACCATGAAAAAAGCCCGGCGTTGGCCGGGCTGTATAGAGAGATTTTGTGGGGGAGACGGGTTAGAGGGTGTACTCCAGCATGATGAAGGTGTAGGGAGCCACGTCGAGGGTGCACTTCTTCTGAGCCTTGACGGTCTCCTTCTGAGGCGCGATGGGCTGCTTGTCGTAGTTGTTCTCATCATTGGCAGCACCAGTGAGGACAGTCTTGATGGCGTTCTTCTTAATACCGAAACGACTCAGGTTGATGTTAGCCTTCTTCACCTCGTCAGAGGCGTTACAGATCTTCACGTAGAGCTTGCGCGTCTTCACATTGAGGATGACAGACTGACCATAGTGCACATTCTCCTGAGGCTGGATGACATCAGCGGCATCGCCCTCGAACTTCACACAGTCGCCATAGTAATACTGACCGCTTGACTGACCGAAGAGCTGCTGCACATAATAGCTGCAGGTGAGGTAAGCACGCTCGTTATCGAAATAGATCATGTCGGGGTTCCAGTTGGTATTGTCCTTACGGGCGAAGAGAGGAGCATAAGAGGTCATAGACACGATATCACCATTACGCTCTACATGGAGCAGGTACAGACCCTCGGCCAGGGCATCGATCAGTTTCTTGTCCTTGGCAGCATACTCACCCAGATAGACCTTCGTCTTGCGGTCGCGGGGGTAGTTGTCGTACTGGCGCTTATTGAGGAAATAGCTGTTGGGCTCGTAGTAGTGCTCGTCGATGATAGGCATGCCCAGCTCGTTGGCCAGCTTCCAGCCATTCTCGAGGTCGGCATTACCGGGGTGAGAGCCAGGACCGGCAGTACCCACGATGATAATCTCGGGGTGGGCCTTGGTGACACGCTCGTAGATATACTTGAAACGCTCTGCAAACTCAGGAGAGATCTTCTCCTCATTGCCCAGACCCAGATATTTCAGGTTGAAGGGTTTGGGATGACCGGCATCAGCACGCATCTTTGCCCATTTATTCGTGGCGGGATCGCCATTAGCCCACTCGATGAGGTCGATAGCCTCAGCCACCCACTCGTCCATCTCGCTCATAGGAACGGCATCCTGTGCCTGTGTGGGGTACATGTTCCATCCGCCATTGGCACCCTGACAGCTGACACCGCAAGGGAGGATAGGCAGGGGCTCCATGCCGAGGTCCTCACAGAACTGGAAATACTCGAAATAGCCAAGACCCATGCTCTGGTGATAGCCCCAGGTATTCTTCAGACCCTTACGCTGCTCCTTAGGACCGATGGTGGTCTTCCAGCGATAGGTATCCCAGAAACCGTCGCCACCACCATGAACGACACAGCCGCCAGGGAAGCGCATGAACTTTGGATGCAGGTCAGCCAGTGCCTGGGCGAGGTCTTTTCTGAGGCCATGACCCTTATAGGTATCCTCGGGCATCAGTGACACCTGGTCGATATCGAGGTCGCCCAGTGTGAGCACCAGAATCTGCAGAGAAGCATTCTTACAGTCGGCCTCGGGCACGAGGACAGCCTCGCACTTCTGCCATGACTTAGCGTCGATCTCGAGGTGTGCCTCAGCCAGGAGCTTGGGGTCTTTGCCCCAGCCCTGAGGCTCGACCAATGCGATACGGATCTGGAAGGATTGAGGTTGGAGGTTTGAGGTTTGAGGTTTACGGAAGAAGGCAGAGAAGTCATATTTCTCGCCGGCCTTCACGCTGATACCGTTGAAACCGGTGTTTTCGATACCGAAGCCTTTCCAGCCCTTATAGTCATAGTACTCCTTGACACGCTCTGTGTGCAGACGCATATACGTGGGGTTGTTCGGGTGGATAGGGTTATCCATACGTACCTGGAGGGTACCCAGTGAGTGGCCCGGACGAATCTGTTTCCATGCGGTGCCTGCGCCCCAGCCGTCACGCTCTCCGGGGTTGAACTCGAAAGAGCCGTTCTGGAGGAGTTCGGCATAGAGTCCGCCATCGGCAGCGCTACTGATATCCTCGAAGAAGATACCGATCAATTCGTCACTGATTGCCTTTCCGCCAGCAGGGGCTTTCATTGTTTTCTGGGCTTGCATACCCAGTGTTGCTGCCATCATTGCAGCGCCAAGAAAAAATACTTTCTTCATTATTTGTAATCGTTAAAGGTTTTTATGTTTGGTGCAAAGGTAATAATTACACTTGAAAACACAAAGAAAATTATGTTTTATTCACACAGAGGGAGAGGCATGAAGATGCCAATTGGCTCGCGCTAAAGCGTGAGCAGAGGAATGTCACACAGAAAACACGGAAATCACAGAAAGGAGAATCGTAGACGATTCTTTATTGGGGTGGCCTAAAGGCCACTTAAATAGGAGTCGCCTTACGGCGAGAAATCTAACAAAATCGAAACAAATCGAACAAATAATATAATATCAAGATTTTGTTAGATTTTGAATAGATTTGTTCGATTTCTGGCCGATAGGCCACTTAATAATAAGAATCGCTGGCGATTCTGGATTGTGTTATGCCATCATTACATCAACTTGATTCTGTCTATGGTTCCAAGCAATGGGTCACGATGGTACCATTCACTATAAAGGCCATCAGGACTAAAATTCATGAGCATTCCATAAGGTAGATGGGTAAGATTCATATAATTCCATAACTGACGGCGATGAGGAGAATCTATATGACTTATGGCCTTAAGTTCAACTATGATCTTTTCATTGATAACAAGATCTAATCGATATGACTGATCCAATCGTACATCATCCCAATAAATTGGAAGAAATTTCTGGCGTTCTACAGTATACCCTTTCTGTTCAAGAAGGTATTTTAAGGCTGCTTCATAAGCCGACTCCAATAAACCACCATGATATTTTCGGTGAACACGCATTGCTTCGCCTGTGATATCCTTGAAAAACTCGTATCTCTTATTATATTCTTGTATTAAATCCATAATCATTAGAACTCTTCTTCATTAATTAACGACAATATCTTCATTTTCTTATAATCTGAATCATCTTTTTCTTGGAGTAGCCTAAAGGCCACTAAAAAAAGAGTCACCTTACGGTGAGTAATCGAGTTCTACTCGCTTCGCTCGTCGAAGAAATCGAACAAATCGAAACATATCGAGCAAATAATATAATATCAAGATTTTGTTAGATTTTGAATAGATTTGTTCGATTTCTGGCCGATAGGCCACTCAAAATAATAAAGAATCGCTGGCGATTCTCCTTTCCGTGCTTTCCGTGCTTTCTGTGTGACCCCCTCCCGCTCACGCTTTAGCGCGAGCCAAAATCCGTGCCATCCGTGCCATCTGTGCGACCAAAAATTTTTTCCGTGTGCGCACCCATTTCACCGACTCATTCCCCCTTTTCATCCGTTAAATCAGTTAAATCCGTGGTCAAACCAATAAAAACTTGCAATTTCTTTCCGGTTTCAGTTTAATTTCGTACCTTTGCACCGATATACACATCTCTGCTTACCAAAATGAACAGTTTTGTGTAGTATCAAGACAGGTGACTCTGCCGCCGTTCTGAAAGTACCCCCTGCGGGGACTGACAAGGGAAAACGCAAAGGCATGACGAACCAACGGGAAGGGTGCCCCGAGCACCCATAAAAGTAGAAATTGTCCAAACAGCCCACTGTGCGGACCAAGCGGAACTCGTCTCTAATGAATCGTAGCAATATAACAGGAAAAGACAATAAGGAAAAACGATGGTGCATCCTCCGTCATCCGGATGCAGACCTGATCGGAGAGATTCTCAGTGGCAGGCGAAAGGTCTTCGATGCCTCTGGGGAAGTCTCGTATTCATATAATTTCTTCATCCCCTTCGAGGACCTGAAACTCCGACAGCGCCAGGTACAAAACTCTCCTGATGACGACTATAAAGACTATGATGCCATGCTCGATGAGCGTGCGCTGCGCAGCGACCTGCACCATTTCATCTTTATCTGTGCGTCGAAGGATGATATCGTGAAGCATATCCTGAACAGCCCGTGGAACAAAGCGCTCACCCATCGTCTCTATGCCTATCGTGATGAGCATGGCGACCCGGTGGAGGTCAGCCATGCCGAGGTGCAGCGTTTCATGACCGTCATCAAACGTTACGATTTCCAGATTCTTAATGGCGAACCCTCCGACGAAGTCCGTGAGGGCGACCGTGTCACCGTCATCAGTGGTCCTATGGCAGGCAGCGATGGTATCATCCAGGAGATCCGTGAGCGTGAGGGCCAGATCCTCCTCACCATCACCTTCGCGATGTTCCAGAACAAGATGCATGTTGCCGTCCCCGGCATCCGTATCTCTGATGTCCGCTTGACGTCTGCAGAGGCCCAGCGGCTCATCCAGGACCCCGTCATCGGTCATTTCGAGGACCAGCTCATCGAGCTCCTCTGCCATCTGCATGGCAAGAAAGGCTCCCACGAGCTCAACAAGGAAGACCAGCGCCAGCTCCGCTTCCTCTACCAGTACACCACCATCCAGTTCGACGACCCCGCCAACCGCACCAAGTTCGCCGCCCTGATGCTCATCTGCGCCTACCTCATGAACGACAAAGACGAGGTAGCCCGCCGCCAGCAGGAGGTGGAACAGCTCCTGATGTCTGAGGTAGAAAAGATGTCTGATGTCGGAGGTTTGAAGTCTGATGTAGATCCTGAACTCCGTGATTCCGTGACTCCGGATCCCGTAATTCTGGGCTCCGTCCTCCGTGAATCCGTAGTCCGTGATTCCGAATCCCGTGACTCCGTGAATCCGGGCTCCGCCTTCCGTGATTCCGTGACTCCGGTTCCCGTGATTCCAAACAATGACATCTCATGTTATTTAACGATGTCATTGTTCATCGTCACTCACAACCCTGAGTACCGCTGTCAGGTGAAGGCCTGGCGTCAGTCGCACCCCGACTGTCCCCTTGTCATCCGCCGCTTCCTCTCCATCGCCAAGCAAATCCGGTGTTGACGGCATTCTCGACTTCACCTCTGAAAAACGTCCTCGCTTCTCTGCGGAATGTTTTGTCAGAGCCAAAGTCTCCGACGGAAAAACCGGTAATAAGAAAATTTGTTTCGATTTTGCTCGATTTCTCGCCCTTGGGCGACTCCTATTTCCAGAATCGTCTACGATTCTCCTTTCTGTGATTTCAGTGCTTTCTGTGTGCCCCCTCCCTCTCACGCTTTAGCGCGAGCTAATTAATGATAAATTAATGTTCCAATTAATGGTAATTAATGTTCATCAAAAAGCTGTCGTTGATGTTAGGTTCAGGGAAGAAACTGTTTTTCCTGTTTTTGCCTCGGATGCTTTCTGCGGTTCGTTAAGCGAACCCATTGATAGCACGGTCTTTGTGCGAGAACGCGTTCTCAGGCACAAACGAGCGAGGTAGCAATGAGGCCATAGGCTGCAGACAGCAGTAGAGGAGTTTTTATTGTTTTTTTCAATTTCAACAATTTGCTCGATTTTGATAAGATTTGCTGGATTTCTGCCTCGCAAGAGGCACTCCTTCATTTCTAGGACCTTTAGGTCCCTATAATTTTCGAATTTAATTTTCTTCAAATTTTGAGCTTCGCGACCTCCCTCCTCACGCTTTAGCGTGAACCTTCCGTGTTTCCGTGCAATTCGTGCTTCCGTGTTCGCCCTCAGCCATCAGCCGTCATCCATCAGCCTTCATTCACGCGACAATCACCTGTCTGTCATTTATGTCGGTTTATCCCGATTTTCTTGATTTTACCGATTCCTGCCTCCTATGAGGCATATATATAGCAAAGAGAGTAGATTTATGAAACAAGAAGAAATACAATCACTGTTTAAAAGTTACGAAGAGGCGGCCTGCATGATAGACGAGACTGAGTGAACGTAGGACAGCCACTCTCGGACCATTTTATTGACGTCAATAAAAAGGTCGAGTTGGGAAGTGGAGCATTTCGTGAAGTCGAAGATACTATGCTCACTCTAGCAAAAAAGAATAAAGAGATTTCCCACGATTTCTTCGACGAGCGAAGCGAGTAGAACTCGATATCTCGCCTTTAGGCGCCTTACTCACGCTTTAGCGCGAGTCCATCTGTGATATCCGTGCTATCTGTGTGACATTTATTTTTGGACCTTTAGGTCCCCCGATTTTAAAATAAGATTTCCCGGAAGTTAAATAAAGAAATACAAAGAGAATCATTAAGACTCTTGTTAGATATGGGTGCTTCAGTATGACAGTTACAACGTCTGACTGGGCTGGGAACTTCTGGAGCAGCGAGTGCCGTGAGTGCTTGCACTATGACGGCCGAGTCGCGACAGAAGTCAACATTGTTAAGTGACCTGATACAGCGCCTTTGACCTCCAGGTGACACGACCGTCCCCCTGATCTTTGATCTTTCTATAATGAGCCTCTAAAGTAAAACAACACAACTATAGGTGACGCGACTTGTCATTTGTCATTCACCTTGTCACCCTAGTAGAAAAGTTTTTGTATATATATGAGAAAATTGATAATCAAAAATTTTGGGCCTGTTATAAATTCAGAATTAGAACTTAAGGCCGTTAATTTACTTATTGGTGAGCAGTCTATAGGTAAGAGTACGATTGCAAAACTGATTACTATCATGACCGACATATTCTCTTTAAATATGGTTATTCGTTATGGTCATAAAGGTTGGTCAGACCAGTTGAAATCATATGGACTGGATATCTATAGTAAGGATGATTACCATATTCAATATGAGTGGTTTGAGAAAGAAATACACCTCATTTTAACAATAACAAATAAGGAGGCAAGCATCTCTCTTACGAAGGGTAAGACCAGCATAAAAGATACAGACAAAATCACTAAAACGCTTGCAGGATTGAAACCAATTTTTCATCAAGAACAGTTTTTGAGTCAACTGAAAGATTTGGTAGACAACGCAAAAGGAGCAAAGCCTAAAGATTTGATATCATCATTACAACAGTTGGTCTTTAATTCTATCTATATTCCTGCAGAACGAAACTTCTTCTCTTTTTTCAGCAAAGCATTGCCCGCTCTTAACCTTGTCAGAGAATCAATTCCTCAAAATCTTCTCCGTTTTTCTCTGGAATACCAAAATGCTAAGTCTGCCTACAATAACTATGATTCTCCGCTATTGAATGTATCATACGAATATGACGGTTCTGACGATTATTTTACGGACCATTCCAGCAATCAAAGGAACAGGTTGTCTTATGCCTCATCAGGCATTCAGTCAACAATACCTCTTTTGTTGGTTCTCCAGTATGCAGTCAATAAAAGAGAATACTCTTCTTTCGTTATAGAGGAACCAGAAACGAATCTGTTTCCTGATAAGCAGGTTAGTCTATTAAGACACATACTCAAGACTGTCAACAGCGATGGTCGGACTTTGACAATCACTACTCATAGTCCGTACCTTCTCTCTGCATTAAACAATTCTCTATTTGCTGGTTTGTTGATAAAAAAATATGGTGAAGGAATTGATAAGGAACTTGCAGAGATTATTGACAAGGATTGTTGCTTGACACAAGATGAGTGTTCCGTTTATTCTTTGGGTGAATCCGTGAATGGCAAAGATTTTTATTGCAAGTCAGTTGTTGACCCAGAGACGGGTATGATTGATAGTAATGCCTTGGATGGTGTTTCTTTGTTATTAAGTGCTGAATTCAGTAAATTGGAAGACCTTCTGTTGTCACACAATCAATAAAGCGGATAAATATGAATTTTGGAGCGATAAATAATTTACGATTAAAAGAGGCCTTCGATGAGTATGAATTGTTTCAGCATATATCCAAGGATGAAGATTGGCTGGATAAACTGTTCGAATGTGACAGCAGAGGACAATTGTTTGTGTATGATGATGCGGAAGTTGGTCACGTCGTATATGTTAAAGATACTAAAGGTCTTGGACGTGACAAAGTTTATGGATTGGTGAATAAAACCCATAAAGATGTTTTTTTGTGGCATATTGATGGTGTTATTTACGAAAAGACGTCTAAGTGCGATTGTGCTGTTATTACTGCAGATGAAATGGATTTTATCGAATTTAAGACCAATGCGTCAAATAGTACGCAAGAAGCTATTATCGATAATTATCATAAAGCAAGTGAACAGTTGCAGAAAATAGTTATGGATGTCAAGAATCGATGTTCTAAAGTGGGGGTGAAGCTGACCTCAGTCGTTCCCGTTGAGGCTCATGCAGTTTTCAATCCGACAGTTCCCTCAGACAATGCGATGAAGAAGAATATCTCTGCAAAATTTCTTTTCCGCACAGGAATCAAACTCAGTTTTGATAACATGAAGGAGTTGAAGTAATAAAGTATCTATATTCTCTTCATAGAGATTGAACATTTGAAACACAATTATGCCAGACGACTCAAAATGGAAGGTTAAAACAAAACGCTATGTGGCCTTTCTGGACATATTAGGGTTTAAAGACTATGTCTTACGGCATGGCATCGACGACGTGTATAAGCGTCTTCAGACATTGAATGCCTTACGTCCTGAAGATGACAACTCTTTTACCAATTTACGTCATTTCCTGACCTACGTGAAGAGAGTAATGCGAATGGCATTGCGTGCGGAGATTCCTCTAAAAGGTGCTATTGCATATGGGGATATTATTGTGGATGAAGAGCAGAATCTGTTCTGTGGACAGCCAATAATAGATGCTTACCTCCTTGAAGAGGACTTGCAGTATATGGGAATAGTATTCCATCATACCTTTGAGGAACCATTTGATAATCTGTCTGATGCGCACTACCATAAAGTGAAGGGGTGGATAAAAGAGGTTCGAACACCTTTTAAGTATGGTAACCGTGTGCACCTTAATCTTAATTATCCTGTGGCTGGCTCAAAAACATATGAGTTCTCTACAATCGTTGAGACTCAGCGATTCTATTCTTCAGGTGATGCTCGAAAGTACGTAGACAATACATTAGAGATGCTTAAACAATTTGAAGACAAAGATCATGGAAAAGAATAAGAGTACCAAAACCACCGTAAAGAAATCTCCTGAACCCAGACATAGTCGCAGAGTTCAGGATTCGAAGCCAAATGTTGCAAAAAGGAGAGGTGGTGGCAGTTTAGACCCTGGACCAAACAAACCTAAGAAATAATGAAATTACAAGATATCTTAGATTAGTATCATAATGATTCTGCTCAGGCAAGTGATATAGCGAGAAATCTCAATTATGCCCTTTTAGGTGTAGTGTGGATTTTGTCGAAGGAGAATGTTGGGAATCTGGTTAATTACAAAATTCTGCTATTCTTTATTGTTATCTCGCTTGCTGCTGACTTCCTTCAGTACTTCATTAAAGGACAATTTGAGAAATGTCATTTTGATGAACAAGAAAAGAAAGCGACTGATGAGAAAGGCAACATCAACGAAGAGTTTGATGCAGCTCCATATCCAGTTCGTATTAAGATCGTGGCCCAGTTGTTTTATTATTTGAAGTTGATCTCAACTGCTGTAGCAGCAATTATTATTGTTTGCAGACTAGCAGCTTAAATTGTCAGTAGAAATGTGTGAAGTGAAATCTAACATCGAACAATTAAAAGAAGACGTTGAGTTCAATAAACAGAATCCTCGGTTTGCCGAATGTGAGGAAAGTCAACATAGTTAATTATCAAGGCTTACGGGTATCAGTTACGGTGTTATACAACGAATAAATAGTAAAATGAAAGTGGGTCAGTAGAAGGTTTAGCTCGACGGCCGATAGGGAAAGTCAACCGTCCCCCCGACCCGTAGAAAAATTAATTTGCCCCATGGAGCCTACAGCCATTTAGGCATAACTCCACCGCAGGAGGCAATTAACATGAAAATGTATTATCGAAAAAGGAAATTGTAGTAAAAAA
Proteins encoded:
- a CDS encoding alpha-L-arabinofuranosidase C-terminal domain-containing protein, which codes for MKKVFFLGAAMMAATLGMQAQKTMKAPAGGKAISDELIGIFFEDISSAADGGLYAELLQNGSFEFNPGERDGWGAGTAWKQIRPGHSLGTLQVRMDNPIHPNNPTYMRLHTERVKEYYDYKGWKGFGIENTGFNGISVKAGEKYDFSAFFRKPQTSNLQPQSFQIRIALVEPQGWGKDPKLLAEAHLEIDAKSWQKCEAVLVPEADCKNASLQILVLTLGDLDIDQVSLMPEDTYKGHGLRKDLAQALADLHPKFMRFPGGCVVHGGGDGFWDTYRWKTTIGPKEQRKGLKNTWGYHQSMGLGYFEYFQFCEDLGMEPLPILPCGVSCQGANGGWNMYPTQAQDAVPMSEMDEWVAEAIDLIEWANGDPATNKWAKMRADAGHPKPFNLKYLGLGNEEKISPEFAERFKYIYERVTKAHPEIIIVGTAGPGSHPGNADLENGWKLANELGMPIIDEHYYEPNSYFLNKRQYDNYPRDRKTKVYLGEYAAKDKKLIDALAEGLYLLHVERNGDIVSMTSYAPLFARKDNTNWNPDMIYFDNERAYLTCSYYVQQLFGQSSGQYYYGDCVKFEGDAADVIQPQENVHYGQSVILNVKTRKLYVKICNASDEVKKANINLSRFGIKKNAIKTVLTGAANDENNYDKQPIAPQKETVKAQKKCTLDVAPYTFIMLEYTL
- a CDS encoding GxxExxY protein, which translates into the protein MDLIQEYNKRYEFFKDITGEAMRVHRKYHGGLLESAYEAALKYLLEQKGYTVERQKFLPIYWDDVRLDQSYRLDLVINEKIIVELKAISHIDSPHRRQLWNYMNLTHLPYGMLMNFSPDGLYSEWYHRDPLLGTIDRIKLM
- the nusG gene encoding transcription termination/antitermination protein NusG — its product is MNRSNITGKDNKEKRWCILRHPDADLIGEILSGRRKVFDASGEVSYSYNFFIPFEDLKLRQRQVQNSPDDDYKDYDAMLDERALRSDLHHFIFICASKDDIVKHILNSPWNKALTHRLYAYRDEHGDPVEVSHAEVQRFMTVIKRYDFQILNGEPSDEVREGDRVTVISGPMAGSDGIIQEIREREGQILLTITFAMFQNKMHVAVPGIRISDVRLTSAEAQRLIQDPVIGHFEDQLIELLCHLHGKKGSHELNKEDQRQLRFLYQYTTIQFDDPANRTKFAALMLICAYLMNDKDEVARRQQEVEQLLMSEVEKMSDVGGLKSDVDPELRDSVTPDPVILGSVLRESVVRDSESRDSVNPGSAFRDSVTPVPVIPNNDISCYLTMSLFIVTHNPEYRCQVKAWRQSHPDCPLVIRRFLSIAKQIRC
- a CDS encoding AAA family ATPase, with the translated sequence MRKLIIKNFGPVINSELELKAVNLLIGEQSIGKSTIAKLITIMTDIFSLNMVIRYGHKGWSDQLKSYGLDIYSKDDYHIQYEWFEKEIHLILTITNKEASISLTKGKTSIKDTDKITKTLAGLKPIFHQEQFLSQLKDLVDNAKGAKPKDLISSLQQLVFNSIYIPAERNFFSFFSKALPALNLVRESIPQNLLRFSLEYQNAKSAYNNYDSPLLNVSYEYDGSDDYFTDHSSNQRNRLSYASSGIQSTIPLLLVLQYAVNKREYSSFVIEEPETNLFPDKQVSLLRHILKTVNSDGRTLTITTHSPYLLSALNNSLFAGLLIKKYGEGIDKELAEIIDKDCCLTQDECSVYSLGESVNGKDFYCKSVVDPETGMIDSNALDGVSLLLSAEFSKLEDLLLSHNQ